The following are encoded together in the Gasterosteus aculeatus chromosome 7, fGasAcu3.hap1.1, whole genome shotgun sequence genome:
- the gltpd2a gene encoding ceramide-1-phosphate transfer protein isoform X1 — MVSLTRMTLLRLLLLAAMLALLLFISSLWLREFPSSMSAMLDQLLSTQTGLTDCGDSWQPCLTFFRRKPESPLFPVEAEPPEAPPLMEECPGQSFQARHLLAYLKSSMANADDVMLEPYLQSWDQLLNFMESLGTMVSFFSDKVKEKVVLIRELSLKRDLEAHGKRGPDDNSGPQREALRSIRSMVEAELKEGVVDFSRRTESGCRTLLRLHRSLLWLKLMLEGLAEGPDSDGQYRTPGELSRAAYMVALAPHHPWFLRQAAEFVFLALPDRRFFLRLVCARSQREATPLLLAVIHALELVHSRTQRILAEHGMLELP; from the exons ATGGTTTCCCTCACACGGATGACGCTGcttcgcctcctgctgctggcggccatgttggctctgctcctcttcatcagctccTTGTGGCTCCGTGAGTTTCCTTCGTCGATGTCGGCCATGTTGGATCAGCTGCTGTCAA ctcagacTGGACTCACAGACTGTGGCGACTCCTGGCAGCCATGTTTGACCTTTTTCCGCCGAAAG CCCGAGTCACCGTTATTCCCCGTGGAGGCGGAGCCTCCCGAAGCCCCGCCCCTCATGGAGGAGTGTCCCGGCCAATCGTTTCAAGCCCGGCATCTGCTGGCGTATTTAAAGTCCAGCATGGCCAACGCCGATGACGTCATGCTGGAGCCGTACCTACAGAGCTGGGACCAGCTCCTCAA CTTCATGGAGTCTCTCGGGACGATGGTCAGTTTCTTTTCTGACAAAGTGAAGGAGAAGGTCGTTCTGATTCGAGAGCTGTCACTCAAACGCGACCTGGAGGCTCATGGGAAACGTGGTCCGGATGACAACTCTGGGCCTCAAAGGGAG GCGCTTCGGTCCATTCGATCgatggtggaggcggagctgaaaGAGGGCGTGGTGGACTTCTCCAGGCGTACGGAATCAGGCTGCAGGACTCTGCTGCGGCTTCATCGCTCTCTGCTGTGGTTGAAGCTCATGTTGGAGGGTTTGGCCGAAGGACCAGACAGCGATGGACAATACAGAACACCTGGAGAGCTGAGCAG GGCGGCCTACATGGTGGCGTTGGCGCCGCACCACCCCTGGTTCCTCCGTCAGGCTGCAGAGTTCGTCTTCCTCGCCCTCCCGGACCGGCGTTTTTTCCTGCGGCTGGTTTGCGCACGCAGCCAGCGGGAGGCCACGCCCCTTCTGCTCGCCGTCATCCACGCCCTGGAGCTCGTGCACTCACGAACGCAGCGAATCCTGGCTGAACACGGCATGCTGGAGCTTCCCTGA
- the gltpd2a gene encoding ceramide-1-phosphate transfer protein isoform X2 yields the protein MVSLTRMTLLRLLLLAAMLALLLFISSLWLPQTGLTDCGDSWQPCLTFFRRKPESPLFPVEAEPPEAPPLMEECPGQSFQARHLLAYLKSSMANADDVMLEPYLQSWDQLLNFMESLGTMVSFFSDKVKEKVVLIRELSLKRDLEAHGKRGPDDNSGPQREALRSIRSMVEAELKEGVVDFSRRTESGCRTLLRLHRSLLWLKLMLEGLAEGPDSDGQYRTPGELSRAAYMVALAPHHPWFLRQAAEFVFLALPDRRFFLRLVCARSQREATPLLLAVIHALELVHSRTQRILAEHGMLELP from the exons ATGGTTTCCCTCACACGGATGACGCTGcttcgcctcctgctgctggcggccatgttggctctgctcctcttcatcagctccTTGTGGCTCC ctcagacTGGACTCACAGACTGTGGCGACTCCTGGCAGCCATGTTTGACCTTTTTCCGCCGAAAG CCCGAGTCACCGTTATTCCCCGTGGAGGCGGAGCCTCCCGAAGCCCCGCCCCTCATGGAGGAGTGTCCCGGCCAATCGTTTCAAGCCCGGCATCTGCTGGCGTATTTAAAGTCCAGCATGGCCAACGCCGATGACGTCATGCTGGAGCCGTACCTACAGAGCTGGGACCAGCTCCTCAA CTTCATGGAGTCTCTCGGGACGATGGTCAGTTTCTTTTCTGACAAAGTGAAGGAGAAGGTCGTTCTGATTCGAGAGCTGTCACTCAAACGCGACCTGGAGGCTCATGGGAAACGTGGTCCGGATGACAACTCTGGGCCTCAAAGGGAG GCGCTTCGGTCCATTCGATCgatggtggaggcggagctgaaaGAGGGCGTGGTGGACTTCTCCAGGCGTACGGAATCAGGCTGCAGGACTCTGCTGCGGCTTCATCGCTCTCTGCTGTGGTTGAAGCTCATGTTGGAGGGTTTGGCCGAAGGACCAGACAGCGATGGACAATACAGAACACCTGGAGAGCTGAGCAG GGCGGCCTACATGGTGGCGTTGGCGCCGCACCACCCCTGGTTCCTCCGTCAGGCTGCAGAGTTCGTCTTCCTCGCCCTCCCGGACCGGCGTTTTTTCCTGCGGCTGGTTTGCGCACGCAGCCAGCGGGAGGCCACGCCCCTTCTGCTCGCCGTCATCCACGCCCTGGAGCTCGTGCACTCACGAACGCAGCGAATCCTGGCTGAACACGGCATGCTGGAGCTTCCCTGA
- the LOC120822648 gene encoding HLA class II histocompatibility antigen, DP alpha 1 chain: MKTKTMMKMMVVLVLSGVFCVSADGPHEDIAIDGCSDSDGEKMYGLDGEEVWYADFKHGKGVKPQPSFVDPIEYQEGTYEGAVANLQICRSNLKTVANVLKDVPLEKDPPSSHMIYPKDGVELGEKNSLICHVTGFYPAPVTFSWTKNQENVTEGSSRNVPYPNNDGTFNQFSTLEFTPKLGDIYSCMVEHLALDHPLVKFYDVQVSQPSVGPAVFCGVGLTVGLLGVAAGTFFLIKGNECS, translated from the exons ATGAAGACCAagacgatgatgaagatgatggtcgtcctcgtcctctctggTGTCTTCTGTGTCTCAGCCGACG gtccACATGAGGACATTGCTATTGATGGCTGTTCTGACTCTGATGGAGAGAAGATGTACGGTCTGGATGGAGAAGAGGTCTGGTACGCAGACTTCAAACACGGCAAAGGAGTCAAACCTCAGCCCAGTTTCGTGGATCCAATAGAGTACCAAGAAGGAACTTATGAAGGAGCTGTGGCTAATCTACAGATCTGCAGATCTAACCTGAAAACTGTAGCGAACGTCCTCAAGGACGTCCCACTGGAGAAAG ATCCTCCTTCCAGTCACATGATCTACCCCAAAGACGGCGTGGAACTGGGAGAGAAGAACTCGCTCATCTGTCATGTGACTGGTTTCTATCCTGCTCCAGTGACGTTCTCCTGGACCAAGAACCAGGAGAACGTCACTGAAGGATCCAGCAGGAACGTTCCCTACCCCAACAACGACGGAACCTTCAACCAGTTCTCCACCCTTGAGTTCACCCCAAAGCTGGGAGACATCTACAGCTGCATGGTGGAACATCTGGCCCTGGACCATCCACTGGTCAAGTTCTATG atgtgcagGTGTCTCAGCCCAGCGTTGGACCAGCGGTCTTCTGTGGAGTCGGTCTGACTGTTGGTCTCCTCGGCGTCGCTGCTGGAACCTTCTTCCTCATCAAAGGAAACGAGTGCAGCTGA
- the LOC120815971 gene encoding H-2 class II histocompatibility antigen, E-S beta chain — MAPSFISVSLLFIGLHAADGFIMFTTTRCVFNSTELKDIEYIQSYYYNKLELTRFSSSVGKFVGFTEYGVKNAEYWNNDASFLSRAKAQKEGYCLHNIQNWYNNMLTKSAEPYVRLHSETPPGGGPLSMLVCSVYDFYPKKIIVRWTRDGRPETTGVTSTDELADGDWYYQTHSHLEYTPRSGEKISCVVEHISLSKPLVTDWNPSMPESERNKVAIGASGLILGLTLSLAGFIYYKRKARGRILVPSH, encoded by the exons ATGGCTCCATCCTTCATCagcgtctccctcctcttcatcggcCTCCACGCAGCAG ATGGATTCATAATGTTTACGACGACTCGTTGTGTCTTTAACTCCACGGAGCTGAAGGACATCGAGTACATCCAGTCGTATTACTACAACAAGTTAGAACTCACGAGGTTCAGCAGCTCAGTGGGGAAGTTTGTCGGCTTCACTGAGTACGGAGTGAAGAACGCTGAATACTGGAACAACGACGCTTCATTTCTGAGTAGAGCGAAGGCTCAGAAGGAGGGTTACTGTCTGCACAACATCCAGAACTGGTACAACAATATGCTGACTAAGTCCG CTGAGCCCTACGTCAGGCTGCACTCTGAgacgccccctggtggtggACCTTTGTCCATGTTGGTCTGCAGCGTCTATGACTTCTACCCCAAGAAGATCATAGTGAGGTGGACCAGAGACGGACGGCCAGAGACCACCGGGGTCACTTCTACCGACGAGCTGGCAGACGGGGATTGGTACTACCAGACCCACTCCCACCTGGAGTACACGCCCAG GTCTGGAGAGAAGATCTCGTGTGTGGTGGAGCACATCAGTCTGAGTAAACCTCTGGTTACCGACTGGA ACCCGTCCATGCCCGAGTCTGAGAGGAACAAAGTCGCCATCGGAGCCTCAGGACTGATCCTGGGTCTGACTTTGTCTCTGGCTGGATTCATCTACTACAAGAGGAAAGCCAGAG GACGGATCCTGGTTCCCAGTCACTGA